The region atattttttatgccTGATCTATCATTGGagataaatattgttttaaGTTTCTCTCGTTCTTGTAACATTTGGACAcattgacattttttcttatgcatttgacatttttcattaaataacAACCAAGTTCACGTTGTCCAGTTTGACTGAGCAACGAACAACAGGTACTTTTATAGCTGAAGCTACATTGATTTGTGTGTATACAGCATATAAGTAGTAGATAATGATCAGTCAACTGATCGTGAGAGGCTGGTTTGATACATATGTTGACATGATGTGTGACTTGATAATACAGTAATTAACTTTAGAGGAACGTGAAGAATCACTTAATTTCTTAAATGttgtaatataattttgaatttgcagtGATCGTTGAAATTTCATGACAAGTCGTGTGAAATTCTACATGCAATTAGatggtttgtgaatgagttTGTTACGATTGTTGATGCATTAAAAGTAACTGTAACACGTAATCCTTATGGCATTAATTTTATCTATATTGAAGATGACTATGTGATGATTAATTTGACTATTTCATAGTGAATTAATTTACAACTAAGAATATTTATCAATCTGACacattacaaaataaaatacattaaACGTAGTGAAAGTCAGGATTTTAACAAGGATATCTGGAAATGAATTGAGTGGTtttctaaatatttcaaaatttaacataaatagttgaataattcaacaaaaataCAACTACGTTTGAAGCAACATTATGTAGCTTGTTgtcaatttctttgaattaaCCAGATTTGAAGTATGTGAGTGTGAAATGGATAAATAAGTATGGATGAGAACATGCATACAGTTCCAGAATATGTGATTcctgaaaaattctaaaatgcATATGATATTACTTTAATATTGTATAAAGTCAGGCCACATTTTCAGGAACTTGACAATATCCAGGATCACTAGACATTTTATATATACTACACTTACAGAGGGTAACAACCCAGTGCACCTATGATTAAGTATCATCACTCTTTTCAACGTGTTTTCCAGTTGCCGTCATCATCAATTCATAGAGTTGCTGTATTTGCTCATCTCTCATTTTCTCAATCGCATCCTGGTCCAAATCTATACCTAATTTTTTGGCTTGCTGTGGTCCTCTAAGTCCCAGTTGCTCAGCAAGTTTTGTAGCATAATCCTGAAATACAtcatttctttattcaatTGCAAAGGTATAAATAGCGGTGTAATTTTAAATCGAGTGATCAAACACAGCCAGATATATTGCATTGAGGATACTTGCAGCCCACTCTGTCATGAAAACTTGAGCCTCTGCAGGGTTGCAATTTTTATGCCGCCTAAATTCATCGCGGACGTAATTATTGCCCAGAGGTTGAATTTCCAACGGTAAGCCGCGGTGAAGTTTCAGGATAGTTTTGTATAAAAACTTCACCCGTTGCACATGTGAGGTTATGTTCATTTTTGTAAGTAACTAGTCCGCTAAACGTTGCAATAACTAACAAAATTTCCTCATCGAATTTTACCATAGGCGAGCAGCATCATAATGAATTTTTGCCAGCGATCTTTCAGATTGCatttatataattaaaaactcgCAGCCGCTCTAATCTCGCAGTTATGTATTCTTCGTGGTATTCTTGTTCAACGAAACGAGCGCTCCGAGTGTTCAACATGACAATCATTGAGGAGATTTGAACAGTCGGTAATTAAAATCACAATATTAAATGAATTCTCGGTCCTGCATTTGATGTAGAAGTGCGAAACACTCGATTAATAAAGTAAATAGTGGATACACCTATTgcgttaaaatttattttcttactaTTTCGAATTCATCCAACATCTTGACCATGTTTCACGTTTTCGTTTACCAGTTCTTGGCAAAATCGTAAC is a window of Neodiprion pinetum isolate iyNeoPine1 chromosome 4, iyNeoPine1.2, whole genome shotgun sequence DNA encoding:
- the Sdhaf3 gene encoding succinate dehydrogenase assembly factor 3, mitochondrial, whose product is MNITSHVQRVKFLYKTILKLHRGLPLEIQPLGNNYVRDEFRRHKNCNPAEAQVFMTEWADYATKLAEQLGLRGPQQAKKLGIDLDQDAIEKMRDEQIQQLYELMMTATGKHVEKSDDT